One Coriobacteriia bacterium DNA window includes the following coding sequences:
- a CDS encoding multicopper oxidase domain-containing protein, whose product MAKEVSRRKFIGVTAGTGLAVGAGMVVPWAFDVSPGLAFVQSLDTSKLPYRITQAQREAAAERAKAMRKSVELLQPKNSNPGVLAAEITTPQGPGGIPDYFGTTPNWAYSPLVRKFVDRLPGVGAANANLLGNYIGVAHPDTVTYQGCDYYEIELREYQQKLHSDLPPTRLRGYVQVNNGTDAGGANTVTPDPIGYLGPFIQATKDRPVRIKFTNKLPVRTNPDAAVRSEGDLFIPVDVSVMGAGMGPDGMEGYTQNRAELHLHGGVTPWISDGTPHQWITPAGEDTSLPRGASARNVPDMSDPGDGSVTLYYTNQQNARLMWIHDHSYGITRLNVYAGEVMAYLLTDAIEQALITAGTIPSDQIPLVIQDKTFVDATTIPLTDPTWNWGTTAPVPHTGDLWMPHVYVPAQNPADPGGMNATGRWHYGPWFWPPATNVNFPPIPNPYWDPLGTTPWENPTMPATPNPSMGMEAFHDTPLINGVPYPVLNVNPKAYRFRILNGASDRFFNLQMYVADPAVTSIDGRANTEVKMVPALATAGFPELWPTDGREGGVPDPATAGPEWIQIGTESGFLPTPAIVPQQPISWNLDQTTFNFGNIQNHSLMLAPAERADVIVDFSAYAGRTLILYNDAPTAFPALDPRTDYYTGAPDMTSTGGTTTPQAGFGPNTRTVMQINVAAVAPAPAYNRAPLMAAFATTGTQDGVFKAGQHPIIVPDARYNSAYNGNFVADPYVRISQTTMSITPLDGSAVIPAKPLEPKAIQDEMGETYDPDYGRMSGKFGLERTSTNSTNQNFVLCGYIDPPTEILTDNVTPAALVSGAATQVWKITHNGVDTHPVHFHLNDVQLINRVGWDGAVRAPEDNELGWKETVRVSPLEDTIVAMRPVAPKLPFGVPDSIRLLDPTMPAGVAGNFSLIDPHTGQPFVTPVTNVEYNFGWEYVFHCHILSHEEMDMMRPLQVMVASAIPRTPTSLAAAGTPGSGGGIALTWTDTKPAPVLPLTLTSTPDPQLEVGFRIERAPLTGGTPGAYTAIATAPANSAAYTDLTTIAGADYRYRIVAFNAAGDSAASNTSDAVSAVDFASYIVTPTAGPNGTIAPNTPQGVPVGSPSNVTFTFTPSTGHHIAAVVVDGTPVASPTATYTFTAVAANHTIDVTFAVNQFAITPTAGANGTIWWDTPQLVQYGAMKTFAFLPATGYRVANVLVDGVSVGQPTYYTFSNVVATHTISVTFEVMTYTITPTASAGGTITPSTPQTLAHGASSPAFTMTASAGFHLSAVAVDGVLVVPTPTTYTFTNVTANHTIDATFVSDRMMPVFRFYNVKNGDHFYTASVAERDAIVVNWPTVFTYEGIAYSVNLDNPANNTPLYRFYNHVRDTHFFTASAAEKDMVIATWPTIFTFEGVAYNVSATAAANTTAVYRFYNVQNGGHFYTISVAERDTVIATWPNIYTYEGVVFYIGY is encoded by the coding sequence ATGGCAAAGGAAGTCAGTCGCAGGAAGTTTATCGGTGTGACGGCCGGTACTGGACTTGCAGTCGGTGCTGGCATGGTCGTGCCATGGGCGTTTGACGTATCCCCTGGGTTGGCGTTCGTGCAGAGTCTCGACACGTCGAAGCTGCCCTACCGCATCACTCAGGCTCAGCGGGAAGCGGCTGCCGAGCGTGCGAAGGCCATGAGAAAGTCCGTGGAACTGCTGCAGCCAAAGAATTCGAATCCGGGAGTCTTGGCGGCCGAAATAACAACTCCTCAGGGACCCGGCGGCATTCCGGACTACTTCGGCACGACGCCAAACTGGGCTTATAGTCCGCTCGTTCGCAAGTTTGTCGACAGACTGCCGGGAGTGGGCGCGGCAAACGCGAATCTTCTTGGCAACTACATCGGGGTGGCGCATCCGGATACGGTGACGTATCAGGGTTGTGATTACTACGAGATCGAACTCCGAGAGTATCAGCAGAAGCTGCACTCGGATCTGCCGCCAACGCGTCTGCGCGGCTATGTGCAGGTGAACAATGGTACCGATGCTGGTGGAGCCAACACCGTCACACCGGACCCCATTGGTTACCTTGGTCCGTTCATCCAAGCAACCAAGGACCGGCCGGTTCGCATCAAGTTCACAAACAAGTTGCCGGTCCGCACGAATCCCGATGCAGCGGTACGCAGCGAAGGTGATCTCTTCATTCCGGTTGATGTAAGTGTGATGGGTGCAGGTATGGGACCCGACGGCATGGAGGGCTACACCCAGAACCGCGCCGAGCTTCACCTACACGGTGGCGTCACACCTTGGATCAGTGACGGAACGCCGCATCAATGGATCACACCGGCGGGCGAAGACACGTCGCTCCCTCGAGGGGCGAGTGCAAGAAATGTCCCCGACATGTCGGATCCCGGGGATGGATCGGTGACGCTCTATTACACCAACCAGCAGAACGCGCGTTTGATGTGGATCCACGACCATTCCTACGGTATCACCCGCCTGAACGTCTACGCCGGCGAGGTCATGGCGTATCTGCTCACAGACGCCATTGAGCAGGCGCTTATCACGGCCGGCACGATTCCTTCGGATCAGATCCCACTTGTGATCCAGGACAAGACATTTGTGGATGCGACTACCATCCCATTGACCGACCCGACTTGGAACTGGGGTACTACCGCACCTGTTCCACACACGGGCGATCTGTGGATGCCGCACGTTTACGTTCCGGCCCAGAACCCCGCCGATCCGGGAGGTATGAACGCCACCGGCCGTTGGCACTACGGGCCATGGTTCTGGCCGCCAGCGACGAATGTCAATTTCCCACCGATCCCGAATCCGTACTGGGACCCGCTCGGCACCACCCCATGGGAGAACCCGACCATGCCTGCGACTCCCAATCCCTCTATGGGCATGGAAGCCTTCCACGACACACCACTCATCAACGGCGTGCCGTATCCGGTGCTGAATGTGAATCCCAAGGCGTACCGGTTCCGCATCCTGAATGGGGCATCCGACAGGTTCTTCAACCTTCAGATGTACGTGGCGGATCCTGCGGTCACCAGCATAGATGGCCGAGCCAACACTGAAGTGAAGATGGTTCCGGCCCTGGCAACAGCGGGCTTTCCGGAGTTGTGGCCTACAGACGGGCGCGAAGGTGGCGTGCCGGATCCGGCAACAGCCGGCCCGGAGTGGATCCAAATCGGAACCGAGAGCGGTTTCTTGCCGACCCCGGCGATCGTTCCCCAGCAGCCAATCAGTTGGAACCTCGACCAGACGACGTTCAATTTCGGAAACATACAGAACCATAGCCTGATGCTCGCTCCGGCAGAGCGTGCCGATGTCATCGTGGACTTCTCCGCATACGCGGGCAGGACACTCATCCTCTACAACGATGCCCCGACGGCATTCCCTGCCCTCGACCCTCGCACCGACTACTACACCGGTGCGCCTGACATGACATCGACAGGAGGCACGACAACACCGCAGGCCGGATTCGGTCCAAACACGCGTACGGTCATGCAGATCAATGTCGCGGCCGTAGCTCCGGCTCCTGCCTACAATCGCGCCCCACTGATGGCTGCTTTCGCGACGACTGGCACACAGGATGGCGTCTTTAAGGCCGGACAGCATCCCATCATCGTTCCGGATGCGCGCTATAACTCGGCATACAACGGTAATTTTGTAGCGGATCCGTACGTTCGGATTTCCCAGACGACCATGAGCATCACTCCCCTTGATGGAAGCGCGGTGATCCCCGCAAAGCCGTTGGAGCCAAAGGCCATTCAGGACGAGATGGGCGAGACTTACGACCCGGACTATGGGCGGATGAGTGGCAAGTTCGGCCTCGAAAGGACGTCGACAAACTCGACCAACCAAAACTTCGTGCTCTGCGGATACATCGATCCGCCTACAGAGATCCTCACAGACAATGTCACGCCGGCCGCGCTAGTGTCCGGGGCAGCGACGCAGGTTTGGAAGATCACGCACAACGGCGTGGATACGCACCCCGTGCACTTCCACCTCAACGATGTCCAGCTCATCAACCGGGTAGGATGGGACGGAGCTGTCAGGGCACCCGAGGACAACGAACTTGGATGGAAAGAGACCGTGCGCGTCAGCCCGCTCGAGGATACTATCGTAGCTATGAGGCCTGTAGCGCCGAAGCTGCCGTTTGGTGTGCCGGATAGCATCAGGCTTCTGGATCCGACTATGCCTGCCGGAGTAGCGGGCAACTTCTCGCTCATTGACCCTCACACGGGGCAGCCCTTCGTCACCCCGGTAACGAACGTGGAGTACAACTTCGGTTGGGAGTATGTCTTCCACTGCCACATTCTGAGCCATGAAGAGATGGACATGATGCGGCCGCTGCAAGTCATGGTTGCAAGCGCTATCCCGCGCACGCCGACGTCGCTTGCAGCTGCCGGTACACCCGGATCGGGCGGAGGCATCGCTCTGACTTGGACGGATACCAAGCCAGCGCCAGTCTTGCCGCTGACGCTCACCAGTACACCGGATCCACAGCTAGAGGTTGGATTCCGCATTGAGCGCGCACCGCTGACAGGCGGGACTCCGGGCGCCTACACTGCAATTGCGACCGCACCGGCCAATTCGGCCGCTTATACCGACCTGACCACTATTGCCGGTGCTGATTACCGGTACCGCATAGTCGCGTTCAACGCGGCGGGAGACTCCGCTGCTTCGAACACGAGCGACGCAGTCAGCGCCGTTGACTTTGCCAGCTACATCGTCACACCGACGGCCGGGCCAAATGGCACGATTGCGCCTAATACGCCACAAGGCGTTCCGGTGGGTTCGCCGAGCAACGTGACCTTCACCTTCACTCCAAGCACGGGTCACCACATTGCGGCCGTCGTCGTAGATGGGACTCCCGTTGCATCTCCGACGGCGACGTACACGTTTACGGCGGTCGCAGCTAATCACACTATTGATGTGACCTTCGCTGTCAATCAGTTCGCCATCACCCCAACTGCCGGGGCGAACGGCACCATCTGGTGGGACACACCGCAACTTGTGCAGTATGGTGCCATGAAGACATTCGCCTTCTTGCCAGCGACCGGGTACAGAGTGGCCAATGTCCTCGTCGATGGTGTGTCGGTGGGACAGCCGACGTACTACACCTTCAGCAACGTGGTGGCCACCCACACGATTTCCGTGACGTTCGAGGTAATGACATACACGATCACGCCGACTGCCAGCGCGGGAGGAACGATCACTCCGTCCACGCCGCAGACCCTAGCCCATGGCGCGAGCAGCCCGGCGTTCACGATGACGGCGAGCGCGGGCTTCCACCTCTCGGCGGTGGCGGTTGACGGGGTGCTGGTCGTTCCGACTCCGACCACCTACACATTCACCAATGTCACCGCAAATCACACGATCGATGCCACCTTCGTGAGCGATCGTATGATGCCGGTGTTCCGCTTCTACAATGTGAAGAACGGCGACCACTTCTACACAGCTTCCGTGGCCGAACGCGATGCGATAGTAGTGAACTGGCCGACCGTCTTCACGTACGAGGGCATCGCCTATTCGGTGAACCTCGACAACCCGGCCAACAACACACCGCTCTATCGCTTCTACAACCACGTGCGAGACACGCACTTCTTCACGGCTTCAGCTGCCGAAAAGGATATGGTCATTGCAACATGGCCGACGATATTCACGTTCGAGGGAGTTGCTTACAACGTGTCGGCAACCGCTGCCGCGAACACGACAGCAGTCTACCGTTTCTACAACGTGCAGAACGGTGGGCACTTCTACACCATTTCAGTCGCTGAGCGTGACACAGTTATCGCGACGTGGCCGAACATCTACACCTATGAGGGAGTCGTGTTCTACATCGGCTACTGA
- a CDS encoding TerC family protein, producing the protein MLASFSSPTAWVAVLTLSLLEIVLGIDNLVFIAILSERLEGAKRKAARQLGLAAALVTRLALLFSLSWIARLTKPLFEIAWIPGLAEPLEVTGRTLVLLGGGLFLMYKAVSEIYHKVELKDEGVRKSPMTRSLGLVVLNIALMDVIFSLDSVITAVGMVNDIPIMVAGIIIAMIVMIAFADPVANFICDHAAIKILALAFLLMVGMLLTAEGLHFSIPKGFVYFAMFFSLGVQAIQMRYDANLTRARACTTGVSGTRVDKE; encoded by the coding sequence ATTCTCGCATCCTTTTCAAGCCCGACGGCTTGGGTCGCGGTTCTTACCCTTTCGCTGTTGGAGATTGTGCTGGGTATCGACAATCTGGTTTTCATCGCGATTCTTTCTGAACGGCTTGAAGGGGCCAAGCGCAAGGCCGCCCGACAGCTTGGTCTTGCCGCGGCTCTCGTTACCCGGCTTGCGCTTCTGTTCTCGCTCTCATGGATTGCGCGGCTGACGAAGCCGCTGTTCGAGATCGCGTGGATTCCGGGTTTGGCCGAGCCGTTGGAGGTGACGGGCAGGACACTTGTTCTGCTCGGCGGCGGGCTGTTTCTGATGTACAAGGCTGTCAGTGAGATCTACCACAAGGTCGAGCTCAAAGACGAAGGTGTGCGCAAGTCCCCGATGACGAGGTCGTTGGGGCTGGTGGTTCTGAACATCGCTCTAATGGACGTGATCTTCTCGCTGGATTCGGTCATCACGGCTGTGGGCATGGTGAACGACATTCCTATCATGGTCGCGGGTATTATCATCGCGATGATCGTCATGATCGCATTCGCCGATCCAGTGGCGAACTTCATCTGCGACCATGCCGCGATCAAGATACTTGCGCTCGCATTTCTTCTGATGGTCGGGATGCTGCTCACTGCGGAAGGCCTGCATTTCTCGATACCGAAAGGATTCGTCTACTTCGCGATGTTCTTCTCGCTCGGCGTGCAGGCGATTCAGATGCGCTATGACGCCAACCTGACGCGTGCCCGCGCATGTACGACTGGCGTGTCCGGTACTCGAGTGGATAAAGAGTAG
- a CDS encoding GlsB/YeaQ/YmgE family stress response membrane protein, which produces MGIFTWIVVGLIAGVIAKLVMGDSLGWIMTIILGIVGAFVGGWVSGLFGGPGVTGFDLVSILVAALGAVIVLFVYGLVARRR; this is translated from the coding sequence ATGGGCATCTTCACTTGGATCGTCGTTGGCCTCATCGCGGGTGTCATAGCGAAGCTGGTAATGGGAGACAGCCTTGGATGGATCATGACCATCATCCTAGGGATTGTCGGCGCGTTTGTCGGCGGATGGGTTTCCGGTCTCTTTGGAGGCCCGGGGGTCACTGGTTTTGACCTCGTATCCATTTTGGTCGCGGCGCTTGGAGCCGTCATCGTGCTGTTCGTCTACGGGTTGGTCGCAAGGCGTCGCTAG
- a CDS encoding diacylglycerol kinase family lipid kinase — protein sequence MRIKVIANPGAGQPQPILSVLNDTLGAAGIDWDVAITHGPGDGYAAVRKAAEEGYDLIGAYGGDGTISEVAFALALGGPPMAIFPGGTGNALAEDLGIPKTLAEAATLVAGGAYDLRAVDMGRVGDSRFILRVTMGFEASIVEAATRELKDRYGWLAYVFAGLQMLSNPPRASYVIDVDGETIKAEGLACIIANSATTGVLGMRIADDVDVSDGLLDVIVVESADMLSTAGNALDAVSGQQLRGMTRWRGERIRVKSRPKQSVLADGEDAGSTPVEVSVTPGAIRVVVPKEASAAFE from the coding sequence GTGCGCATCAAGGTCATAGCAAATCCCGGGGCTGGTCAGCCGCAACCTATCTTGAGCGTGCTCAACGACACACTCGGTGCCGCAGGAATCGACTGGGACGTCGCTATCACTCACGGTCCGGGCGATGGATATGCAGCCGTCCGTAAGGCCGCCGAGGAGGGTTACGATCTCATCGGCGCCTACGGTGGCGACGGCACGATTTCTGAAGTGGCATTCGCGCTGGCGCTTGGCGGGCCGCCGATGGCTATCTTTCCCGGGGGGACAGGCAACGCGCTGGCCGAGGACCTAGGCATTCCGAAGACTCTGGCTGAAGCCGCAACGCTTGTTGCGGGCGGCGCATATGACCTCCGTGCCGTGGATATGGGCCGTGTCGGCGACAGCAGGTTCATCCTGCGAGTGACGATGGGTTTCGAGGCCTCGATCGTCGAGGCCGCCACACGGGAACTCAAGGATCGCTACGGGTGGCTGGCATACGTGTTCGCGGGCTTGCAGATGCTCTCGAATCCGCCGAGAGCCAGCTACGTGATTGACGTTGATGGCGAGACAATCAAAGCCGAGGGGCTCGCGTGCATCATTGCCAACTCTGCGACCACGGGTGTCTTAGGTATGAGGATCGCCGATGACGTTGATGTCTCGGACGGGCTCTTGGATGTCATTGTGGTGGAGAGCGCCGATATGTTGTCGACGGCGGGCAACGCGTTGGACGCTGTGTCCGGTCAGCAGTTGAGAGGCATGACCCGGTGGCGCGGCGAGCGGATTCGCGTCAAGTCGCGTCCCAAGCAATCGGTTCTTGCCGATGGGGAAGACGCAGGATCAACCCCCGTCGAGGTTTCAGTAACCCCCGGCGCCATACGGGTCGTCGTTCCGAAGGAAGCGTCTGCGGCATTCGAGTAG
- a CDS encoding dual specificity protein phosphatase family protein: MGIYQDMDTDIATQVVLSPYDSSMITDQLIIAARPHARHAGNLRSLGVNLVLSTTWFSPPRDLMLPPSKFIRLPMIDFPLFPIPIALLREGVEAALPVLDAGGRVLVHCRAGRHRSVAMACCILIATGMSADDAMALVVARRPIADPHARHIEPRIRAFERDWHSG; this comes from the coding sequence ATGGGTATCTACCAAGACATGGATACAGACATCGCAACTCAGGTAGTGCTTTCCCCGTACGATTCGTCCATGATCACGGATCAGTTGATCATTGCCGCCCGACCGCACGCCCGGCACGCCGGCAACCTGCGGAGTCTGGGGGTCAACCTGGTTCTGAGCACGACGTGGTTCAGCCCGCCCAGAGATCTCATGCTGCCGCCTTCCAAGTTCATTCGCTTGCCGATGATCGACTTTCCTTTGTTTCCGATCCCCATCGCGTTGCTGAGAGAGGGAGTGGAAGCCGCCCTGCCCGTGCTTGATGCGGGAGGACGAGTCCTCGTCCATTGTCGGGCCGGACGCCATCGAAGCGTCGCTATGGCCTGCTGCATCCTAATTGCGACGGGAATGTCCGCCGATGACGCGATGGCTCTCGTAGTCGCCCGGCGGCCGATCGCCGATCCGCATGCCCGGCACATCGAGCCGCGCATCCGCGCGTTCGAGCGGGATTGGCACAGCGGTTAA
- a CDS encoding MFS transporter — translation MVAQVASFGRKALSSLKRRNFRLYFIGQGISQTGGWMQVIAQSWLVLHLTGSAMALGLLSALQFAPTLLLGPYAGVLADRFPKRRLLYITQTAAAVLAVALGTAVATDTVQVWMVFAMAGCHGMVNALDYPTRQAFLYELAGPRELVSAVGLTGTAANLARVAGPAIAGVLIASAGLAVCFFLNAMSFVAVLVCLALMRSSEFHRAEATHAETEKGVRRGFAYAARVPVVRAALVITAIVGVFTYEFSVTLPSFVKFSLDASALGLAYLMAAMGVGAAVGGLITAGRRGDGLGRLSVASLLFGVSTALVGLAPNLVTATVLMFFVGIFAARFTGLSNGILQMLSAASMRNRVMALWSTAFVGSAFLGGPLLGWLAQAAGPRWSLGAGAIGGLVAAAIGWHAVRRGSAVQPAELTRASAAKESAA, via the coding sequence ATGGTTGCACAGGTCGCGTCTTTCGGGCGAAAAGCCCTCTCATCACTCAAGAGGCGGAATTTCCGCCTCTATTTCATCGGACAGGGAATCTCTCAGACCGGCGGTTGGATGCAGGTCATCGCACAGTCCTGGCTCGTGCTGCATCTCACCGGTTCGGCGATGGCGCTTGGACTACTCTCTGCACTCCAGTTCGCACCGACGCTCCTTCTCGGTCCGTACGCGGGCGTGCTCGCCGATCGCTTCCCCAAACGCCGCCTGCTCTACATCACCCAAACGGCCGCCGCCGTCCTTGCCGTCGCGCTCGGCACGGCTGTGGCGACCGACACCGTGCAGGTCTGGATGGTGTTCGCCATGGCGGGCTGTCACGGCATGGTGAACGCGCTGGACTACCCCACGAGGCAGGCGTTTCTGTACGAACTTGCCGGTCCAAGGGAGCTGGTAAGCGCTGTAGGGCTCACCGGAACCGCCGCCAATCTGGCGCGTGTCGCCGGCCCGGCGATCGCCGGCGTCCTGATTGCGAGCGCGGGACTCGCAGTCTGCTTCTTCCTTAATGCGATGTCGTTCGTGGCCGTGCTCGTCTGCCTTGCGCTCATGCGGTCATCGGAGTTTCACAGAGCTGAGGCAACACACGCCGAGACCGAAAAGGGCGTCAGGCGCGGTTTCGCGTACGCGGCTCGAGTGCCCGTCGTGCGTGCGGCGTTGGTGATCACGGCGATCGTGGGCGTGTTCACGTATGAGTTCAGCGTGACGCTGCCTTCTTTCGTGAAGTTCTCGCTTGACGCAAGCGCGCTCGGGCTTGCGTACCTGATGGCCGCCATGGGAGTGGGCGCCGCTGTTGGCGGGCTCATCACCGCGGGGCGTCGAGGCGACGGCTTGGGACGACTCTCCGTTGCGTCCTTGCTCTTTGGAGTCAGCACCGCGTTGGTGGGACTGGCGCCAAACCTCGTGACTGCAACGGTGCTCATGTTCTTCGTAGGCATCTTTGCCGCGCGATTCACGGGCCTGTCGAACGGAATTCTCCAGATGTTGAGCGCCGCCTCGATGCGCAACCGGGTCATGGCCCTTTGGAGCACCGCGTTTGTGGGTTCGGCCTTTCTCGGCGGACCGCTGCTGGGCTGGCTCGCCCAGGCGGCCGGCCCCCGATGGTCGCTGGGCGCCGGAGCGATCGGCGGGCTGGTGGCGGCCGCCATTGGTTGGCATGCGGTGCGTCGCGGCTCTGCCGTTCAACCGGCTGAGCTTACCCGGGCAAGCGCTGCCAAAGAGAGCGCGGCGTAG